The sequence GCCTTCTGGTGGCAGTCAATGCTGCTGCCGCTGCCATCACCGTGACGACTAGCGAGCCGACTTACGAGTTCCTCCTCCATGTCTTCGTGTCGGCCGGGATCGCATGCAGCTTTCTGGGCCTTGCTCTGCGGGTCAACCCGAGCGTGCTGGGCACGGCGATGATGGTCCTCTCCTTCCTCAGCTTCGCCTTCCGCCACCAGCCAGACCTTCCGCTCCCACACTGGATGTTCCCGCCGGAGGTCGCCACCGATGACGAGATCGGCCTCGCAGCTCTCGTCGCCTGGTTTATGGCCGGCTTCGCCTTCATGCAGCACAGCCGAGAGAACCTGATCTTCGTCTTCGCCACCGGCCTCGCCACCATCGGCCTCATGGCGACCCGCAACCTCAACCCCGAGTTGCTCGTGTGCTTCTGCGTCTTCCTGCTCGCCTCGATCTTCGCCTGGGGCTACAGTCACTTCCTGCAGTCCGTCGCACGGCTGGGCCGTCGGATGGACTGGTCGGAGTGGGCGCAGGCGCATCTTTCGGGTGCGGTGCTGCTCTTTGTTCTGGCAGGTGCCGGCGGGGCCCTGATCGGCAACGGCCTGTATTACGCAACTCCCCGCATCTTCGCCGGAGCCGGTTTCCAGCAGCGGGTCGTGAACTGGACCGGGGCCCAGGTGGGCGGCTACTTCATGTTCACCAACTCCTTCGGTGTGGGCGCGGGCCCAATCCGACTGTCCCCCGAGCCTGTGCTGAAGGTGCGCGCCGAGCAGCCCACTCTTCTGCGCGGCCGCGTTTACGACGTCTACGACGACCACGGCTGGTCACGCGCCGATACCCGCTCAATGATCGCTCACTTCGAGGGGGAGCGGACCTACGACCTGCAGACGCTCAAGCGCCGCGTCTCTCCCGACGACGCCTATCTTGACAGCCCGGACAGGCAATCGCCGCCTCCACAGCAACCAGTCGTGAGGCCTGTCGCCGCTGCTCGGGCGAAAGCAGGGCCCCAGATTCAGCAGGAGATCGAGTTGCTATCGAGCCCGACGGCAAGCCTGTTCGGCGCACCGATGCCCGTCCAGCTCAAGTTCGGTCCCAAGATCGGGTTGCTGGACGTGGCACGACCCTCGGGTGTCACAGTAGACTCCTATGGAGGCATGCTCTCGGGGACCGTCCTGCCGCCGGGTCAGCGCTACACGGTCTGGTCCGAAGTCCCTG is a genomic window of Armatimonadia bacterium containing:
- a CDS encoding transglutaminase domain-containing protein; amino-acid sequence: MRRRQDRARARRRPTEALVDRRERLAQSAPLLLGLLVAVNAAAAAITVTTSEPTYEFLLHVFVSAGIACSFLGLALRVNPSVLGTAMMVLSFLSFAFRHQPDLPLPHWMFPPEVATDDEIGLAALVAWFMAGFAFMQHSRENLIFVFATGLATIGLMATRNLNPELLVCFCVFLLASIFAWGYSHFLQSVARLGRRMDWSEWAQAHLSGAVLLFVLAGAGGALIGNGLYYATPRIFAGAGFQQRVVNWTGAQVGGYFMFTNSFGVGAGPIRLSPEPVLKVRAEQPTLLRGRVYDVYDDHGWSRADTRSMIAHFEGERTYDLQTLKRRVSPDDAYLDSPDRQSPPPQQPVVRPVAAARAKAGPQIQQEIELLSSPTASLFGAPMPVQLKFGPKIGLLDVARPSGVTVDSYGGMLSGTVLPPGQRYTVWSEVPETRPEVLRQVKEGDYDLTFREQYITQTGLEAARRLRPVVAQITKGLVTPYDRAAAIARYLETNCTYTLEAPGTPQGQDAVSNFVLVSKRGACDLFASAMTILCRLDGLPARVATGFNRGEYDPAEQAYIVRGLDAHAWSEVYFPGYGWVPFDLAADRAEGDMTLADLLRSGNWGGLLVAVAKLGLWGLLAVVGLYMVASALVDPRRMLRSALRRWTLRQNPALLLGSDYERLARALARRARLRFRRSWTPRDFLQAVTDTGWMVGREDLARRLEVATGEFYDLRYGPTPPTEQVSALRRKLLSLRRQLRKARVRTR